The genomic interval AGCTGCGAAAGCATCACGGATCAACTGACGGGGATTATCTAATCCTGGTGCATAACCCTGACTTCCTGTAATTCTATCTGCAACTGCTACTTTATAACCCAATTTCTTAGCTTCAGCACTAAAGTTATCACCTTTAGCTAAATTCAGGAAGTTAGATGCTTTTTTATAAGCCTGATCTTTAGTTTTGCTGCTTGGTGTAAGGTTTTTCTCGATGTAAGCCAGCTTAGCTACTTTAGAAGAACCAATTTGTTTTTCGATTTTAATTAAGTGTACTCCAAACTGTGAACGTACTACCTTAAGCTCACCAACCTGACCATTAAATGCTGCATTCTCAAATTCAGGAACCATTTGTCCTCTGGAGAAAGTACCCAGTTCACCACCTTTATCTTTCGATCCGTCTACACTGTAGGTTTTAGCCAGTTCAGCGAAACTTGCACCTTTTTGAATCAGGTTTTTTAAAGAGTCAGCCATTTTCTCCGCTTTATCCACACCACCTAATTTGGTTGCGTCTAAAAGAATATGACTTGCTTTAACTGAATCAGGAGAAAAACGGGTGTCGATAACTTTAACCAGTTTGTAAGAGTTTCCGCTAAACACAGGCCCGTAGAAACTACCTGCTGGCAAAGCAAATACTGCTGAATCAATTTTAGGATCTAATTTACCTTTGCTGATATAAGCATATGGAACTTTTACATCAGAATTAACTGCTGCAAATAAAGAATCACTTTTAGAAGCTTTGAAATCCGAAGCTAATTTTTCAATCTGGCCTTTAACAGCAGCAGAATCTTCTTTAGTTGGATTAACACTGAAAGAAACATATTCAAATGAACGGGTCTCCGCAGGGTTATCAAATCTCTTTTTATTGTTATTGTAATATTCTGAGTAATCAGACTCCGAAGGCTTAACTGAAGCATCAGGAATACTTGCATAATCCAGGCTTACATAGTTAAAGTTAGCCAGTTTATTTCTGTTTTGATATTCATCATTAGCTTCAATAGAAGTTACGTAAACAGAGTTTTTAATTAAGTTAGCATATTTCTGCTGTAAAGCTTGTTTTTCAACTTCAGCTTCCAATAAATCCCATTGTTGTTTCAACTGAGGATTAGTCGCTTGTTGTTTCAGTGAATTGATTACCGCAGCACGGTCAACCTGACCAGTTTGAGGATTACCAAAATATTGAACGATCAGCGGGCTGGGATTTTTACCCTGGTATAAATCGAACAATTCTTCGCTGGAGATACCTAAACCTAAACGGTGATATTCTTTAGCTAACAGTAAAGTAGCCAATTCACCATTCCATGCATTGTCAACAGCCATAGCTGTCATTTGAGGATTAGCACTACCGCCGTACTGTTGTTTGAACTGTTGTAAATTCTGATCTACTTTAGGACCGAATTCATCGATGTTGATGTCCTCACCATCTACTGATCCAACAACTTTTTGAGATGCTGCCCAGAAAGGCTTTCCTACGTTAATTGCATCACCGACTAAAAATGCAACAATTGCAAAACCGATGGCGCCCACTAAGATAATGCCCATGCGATTCCGCAAAAATGTCATAAAACCCATAATATCTATTATTTATATTTCTAAAGAGGGCGCAAGATACAACTTTTGCTAAAAAAAGAAAACAATTTAATGTTTTTGAATATGAGCAAATTTAAATTTGATTCAATAAAGTTTTTACAGCAGATAAAATATGCAAAAACCACACGGGCAAGCTAAGCCGGCCGGTGTGGTTTTTTATCCTTTTAACTGAAATATTATAGCGTTAAACCCACGCGAACAAAGAAACGCCTCCCATTTCCACCCATTTGAACTGCATCAAACGGTCCCGCAGGTTCGTTGTTATAGGCAAATCCTTTTGCCCCTTTAATATAGCCCAGATCGGGGTGTACATTAAATATATTATCAGAACCCAGCGTAATCCGGGCAATCTTATTCAGTTTACAAGAGAAATAAAGATCACTCACTACTTTTCCGCTGTAATTGTACAGATCCGGCAGCGGGCCAGATCCATTATCAGCTGGCACAGTAGGGTAAATAGTTGATCCATCGCCATATCCATTGATATCAACTTTGCCAAAGTAAGTAAAACGTAAACCAGCAGTAAAATCCTGATGTCCGAATTCCGGGTTCAGAGAGAATTTAGCAGAAGGTGCAGAAGCCAGAATAAACTTCTTTTCTCTTGAACTCAGGAAAGTCTCTTGCAAAGTCTCCGTCTTGCCCAGAATAGGCGGATAATTAACCTTATCAATCGTCATATGCTGAAAATTCCCTGTAAACAACATGCGGTAACGGTTATCCCCGATAGTTTTATTGTAATCAAGCACTACATCTAAACCACGATTGGTTGTATTCACTGCATTGGCAAAGAATTGTGCCGAGCCTACACGTAATGATTTCAACGCATTGGTAAATGAGGGATCAAGAGAAGTATCATTCGCACTAAACTGACCCGATAGCACTACGCGGTCAGTGACTTTAATGATGTATCCGTCTACCGTAATACTGAATTCAGGAACAGGTTTGAATGTAAATCCAAGGCCTGCATTTTTGGATTTTTCCTGTTTCAGATTAGGAATCCCTGCGGCCTGAGTGATCGGACTATAATTAGGTGCAATCTTCACTTCAGAGATTATAGCACCCTGAACATTCGTAAAAGTAGAACTATAATTAATTTGCTGTAAGGATGGTGCACGGAAACCAGTACCTACCGAACCACGGATATTGAAATTATCTGTCAGCTTGTAACGGGTAGCGAATTTAGTGCTGAAATTATACCCAAAGTCATTGTAATGCTCTAATCTGTTTGCAAAGTCAATCAGCCATTTTTTAGTGATATCAACTTCAAAATCTACGAAACCACCAAATACTTTACGGTTTGCATTTACAGCGTCACCAGGCTGGAACCCCGGAAAACCTTGTGAACCTGCTGCTTTTATTCCATTTGGATCATAGTTTTTATAAGAAGCCTCTTCTCCCGAAAAAATCTTATAGCGTTCATAACGGTATTCTGCGCCGAAGCCAAGGTTAAATCCGGATAACACCTGATCAAAGTGTTTACTAAAATTCAGGTTAGTCGTATTTTGTAAGAAAGCTGACCCACCATCATCAAAATGCGTTTTATCAGCCCCTAAAGATGCATTAAACGTTTTTTCACCATAAAAATGAAAATTATTACTCCCTGTATTGTTACTCAGATCCCAGTCCCAGGCATCCCCAAAGCTCCCTTTCAAACCACCAGCAAATGAGACATCTGTGTTATGTGTTTCAATCAGCGGATTATAATAAGAATCTCCGTTAGGTGTATTCACGATGATCCCGTCTACCGGAATCAATGCACCAGCGCCGGTTGTTGGAAAA from Pedobacter sp. WC2423 carries:
- a CDS encoding peptidylprolyl isomerase; the encoded protein is MGIILVGAIGFAIVAFLVGDAINVGKPFWAASQKVVGSVDGEDINIDEFGPKVDQNLQQFKQQYGGSANPQMTAMAVDNAWNGELATLLLAKEYHRLGLGISSEELFDLYQGKNPSPLIVQYFGNPQTGQVDRAAVINSLKQQATNPQLKQQWDLLEAEVEKQALQQKYANLIKNSVYVTSIEANDEYQNRNKLANFNYVSLDYASIPDASVKPSESDYSEYYNNNKKRFDNPAETRSFEYVSFSVNPTKEDSAAVKGQIEKLASDFKASKSDSLFAAVNSDVKVPYAYISKGKLDPKIDSAVFALPAGSFYGPVFSGNSYKLVKVIDTRFSPDSVKASHILLDATKLGGVDKAEKMADSLKNLIQKGASFAELAKTYSVDGSKDKGGELGTFSRGQMVPEFENAAFNGQVGELKVVRSQFGVHLIKIEKQIGSSKVAKLAYIEKNLTPSSKTKDQAYKKASNFLNLAKGDNFSAEAKKLGYKVAVADRITGSQGYAPGLDNPRQLIRDAFAAKKGDVLTEVYQMDNAFVVAHVTDIKAKGILPLDAVKKDIEPMVINAVKAKMLAEKLSNAAKGAGSLAQVAQKVGKTVTPVSNIVFSNPIVPGAAQENKLIGSVFGSAPGKISKPVDGEHGVYVFTVNGFTNPAPIGNTYKQKETMRQVIAQKSLGAAFQALQDKSDIKDNRVKFY
- a CDS encoding TonB-dependent receptor; the protein is MKKQLSIVVALLFLCTGMVMAQKKAITGTVIDGANKEIIPGVSIRVKGTTLSTSTNQNGQFSILAGPADQLIFSYTGYTAVTTTVGTNTKIDITLESNTAQLNEVVLIGTRSAGRVKLETAVPVDIVNVSKSAATTGRMELTDILNYAAPSFNYNKQSGSDGADHVELGTLRGLGPDQTLVLINGKRRHSTAFVSVFGTRGRGNSGVDLSTIPTASIERVEILRDGASAQYGSDAIAGVINIVLKKTVNQFNINAGYSGYYDPKFNSKNSVAANQYPHGGSIDGNAVNVDANYGFKIGKEGFLNITADYSKSGKTYRQVHDTTTSDPKALPVNTARRANGDGSSENGTIFFNNEIPLSAKTTFYSFGGYSYKGSDAYAFSRNFLARPDRFPTTGAGALIPVDGIIVNTPNGDSYYNPLIETHNTDVSFAGGLKGSFGDAWDWDLSNNTGSNNFHFYGEKTFNASLGADKTHFDDGGSAFLQNTTNLNFSKHFDQVLSGFNLGFGAEYRYERYKIFSGEEASYKNYDPNGIKAAGSQGFPGFQPGDAVNANRKVFGGFVDFEVDITKKWLIDFANRLEHYNDFGYNFSTKFATRYKLTDNFNIRGSVGTGFRAPSLQQINYSSTFTNVQGAIISEVKIAPNYSPITQAAGIPNLKQEKSKNAGLGFTFKPVPEFSITVDGYIIKVTDRVVLSGQFSANDTSLDPSFTNALKSLRVGSAQFFANAVNTTNRGLDVVLDYNKTIGDNRYRMLFTGNFQHMTIDKVNYPPILGKTETLQETFLSSREKKFILASAPSAKFSLNPEFGHQDFTAGLRFTYFGKVDINGYGDGSTIYPTVPADNGSGPLPDLYNYSGKVVSDLYFSCKLNKIARITLGSDNIFNVHPDLGYIKGAKGFAYNNEPAGPFDAVQMGGNGRRFFVRVGLTL